Proteins encoded within one genomic window of Nitrospirota bacterium:
- the rplU gene encoding 50S ribosomal protein L21, which yields MYAVIETGGKQYRVASGESVKVEKLDAEPGSEVRLEKVLAVVKKDGPVFGTPYVQNASVRAEVLGTAKQRKVLVFKQKTRKGHRKLRGHRQALTTLRIKDIEGV from the coding sequence ATGTACGCAGTCATCGAGACCGGGGGCAAGCAGTACAGGGTAGCCTCCGGAGAGAGCGTCAAGGTGGAGAAGCTCGACGCCGAGCCGGGCAGCGAAGTGCGCCTTGAGAAAGTCCTCGCGGTGGTCAAGAAAGACGGCCCCGTTTTCGGCACGCCGTACGTGCAGAACGCAAGCGTCCGCGCCGAAGTGCTGGGGACCGCAAAGCAGAGAAAGGTCCTCGTCTTCAAGCAGAAGACCCGCAAGGGGCACCGGAAGCTCCGGGGGCACAGGCAGGCCCTCACCACCCTCAGAATCAAGGACATCGAGGGGGTCTAA
- the rpmA gene encoding 50S ribosomal protein L27 — protein MAHKKGVGSSRNGRDSESKRLGVKRFGGQAVRAGSILVRQRGTKWHPGANVGKGSDDTLFSLVDGTVAFERKGRDKTRVSVYPLEVSA, from the coding sequence ATGGCACATAAAAAAGGCGTAGGCAGCTCCCGCAACGGCCGGGACAGCGAATCCAAGCGGCTCGGTGTGAAGAGGTTCGGCGGACAGGCCGTCAGGGCGGGCAGCATCCTGGTGCGGCAAAGGGGCACCAAGTGGCACCCCGGGGCCAACGTGGGCAAGGGCTCCGACGATACCCTCTTCTCCCTGGTGGACGGCACCGTGGCCTTTGAGCGGAAAGGCCGGGACAAGACCCGCGTGAGCGTCTACCCGCTGGAGGTCTCCGCCTGA
- the obgE gene encoding GTPase ObgE, with protein MDYTTIHVASGRGGGGAVSFRREKYVPRGGPDGGDGGRGGHIIFRADPRLNTLLDLKYHRSYRAENGRHGMGKKMHGRNGQDLVVPVPVGTVLREKEAGKTLADLDGPGKEVVAARGGRGGLGNSHFATPTRQAPRYAQPGEEGEEKDLVMELKLLADVGLVGLPNAGKSTLISVISNARPKIADYPFTTLVPNLGVVKPDDMRSFVVADIPGLIAGAHAGAGLGFQFLRHVERTRLLLHLVDVSQGAPGDPVENMSALNRELELYSAELMAKPMAVAATKTDAKGDGQRLDRLREYCETTGTDFFPISAVTGEGVRALVVYLARKVAP; from the coding sequence ATCGACTATACCACCATCCATGTTGCCTCGGGCAGGGGCGGCGGGGGTGCCGTGAGTTTCCGCCGGGAGAAGTACGTGCCCCGGGGCGGCCCCGATGGAGGGGACGGGGGAAGAGGAGGCCATATCATCTTCCGGGCCGACCCCCGGCTGAACACGCTCCTGGACCTCAAGTATCACCGCTCCTACCGGGCGGAGAATGGCCGGCACGGGATGGGCAAAAAGATGCACGGCCGAAACGGCCAGGACCTGGTTGTCCCGGTCCCGGTGGGCACCGTCTTACGGGAGAAAGAGGCGGGGAAGACCCTGGCGGACCTGGACGGGCCCGGCAAGGAGGTCGTGGCTGCCCGGGGAGGCAGGGGCGGCCTGGGAAACTCCCACTTCGCCACGCCCACCCGGCAGGCCCCCCGCTATGCCCAGCCCGGCGAGGAGGGAGAGGAGAAGGACCTCGTCATGGAGCTCAAGCTCCTGGCCGATGTGGGCCTGGTGGGACTGCCCAACGCCGGGAAGTCCACCCTCATCTCGGTCATCTCCAATGCGAGGCCCAAGATTGCCGACTATCCCTTCACCACCCTGGTGCCCAACCTGGGCGTGGTGAAGCCCGACGACATGCGGAGCTTCGTCGTGGCCGACATCCCCGGCCTCATCGCGGGGGCCCACGCCGGTGCGGGCCTGGGCTTTCAGTTCCTCCGGCACGTGGAGCGCACGCGCCTGCTCCTGCACCTCGTGGACGTCTCCCAGGGCGCCCCGGGCGACCCGGTGGAAAACATGAGCGCCCTCAACCGCGAGCTCGAGCTTTACAGCGCCGAGCTCATGGCCAAGCCCATGGCCGTGGCCGCGACGAAGACGGACGCCAAGGGCGACGGGCAGCGCCTTGACAGGCTCAGGGAATACTGCGAAACTACCGGCACTGACTTCTTCCCCATCTCGGCCGTCACGGGCGAGGGGGTGCGTGCCCTGGTCGTGTATCTCGCACGAAAGGTAGCCCCATGA
- the proB gene encoding glutamate 5-kinase, whose product MRIVVKIGSSIVAGARAGLNTRRIAALAAAISSARAAGHQPVLVSSGAVAAGMLKLRMRKRPSDIKLKQAAASVGQPSLMWAYERGFAAHKEKVAQVLLTRDGLSDRKMYINAKNTLFTLLDYGVIPVVNENDTVATEEIRFGDNDHLAALVASLVEADRLIMLSDVDGLYTANPARDRRARLIKTVEKVDADVMGLAGGSGSAVGTGGMYSKLLAARMAAQNGIGVNIINGRRPRLLAAVLQGGNPGTEFKPERGRLSARKGWIAHGIRAKGALELDAGAVKALREGRKSLLPSGVLRMQGSFQAGDAVYCLDPQGNRIAKGVSNYSSDEVKRIMGRKTSEIEAALGYKYSDEIIHRDNMVIL is encoded by the coding sequence ATGAGAATCGTGGTCAAGATAGGAAGCTCCATCGTGGCAGGCGCCCGGGCGGGGCTGAACACCCGGCGCATCGCCGCCCTGGCCGCGGCCATCTCCTCGGCCCGGGCGGCGGGCCACCAGCCTGTTCTGGTCTCCTCCGGCGCGGTGGCCGCGGGGATGCTCAAGCTCAGGATGAGGAAACGCCCCTCGGACATCAAGCTCAAACAGGCGGCGGCCTCCGTGGGGCAGCCCTCCCTCATGTGGGCATACGAGCGCGGCTTCGCCGCCCATAAGGAGAAAGTGGCCCAGGTGCTTCTGACGCGGGACGGCCTCTCCGACCGCAAGATGTACATCAACGCCAAGAACACCCTGTTCACCCTCCTGGACTACGGCGTCATCCCCGTCGTCAACGAAAACGACACCGTGGCCACCGAGGAGATACGCTTCGGGGACAACGACCACCTGGCCGCCCTGGTGGCCTCTCTGGTGGAGGCCGACCGCCTCATCATGCTTTCGGACGTGGACGGCCTCTATACGGCAAACCCCGCCCGGGACCGCCGGGCCCGCCTCATCAAGACGGTGGAGAAGGTGGACGCGGATGTCATGGGGCTTGCCGGGGGCAGCGGGAGCGCCGTGGGCACGGGCGGGATGTACTCCAAGCTCCTGGCGGCCCGGATGGCCGCACAAAACGGCATCGGCGTCAACATCATAAACGGGCGCCGCCCTCGCCTTCTGGCCGCCGTCCTTCAGGGCGGCAACCCGGGCACCGAGTTCAAGCCCGAACGGGGACGCCTCTCGGCCCGCAAGGGCTGGATAGCCCATGGAATCCGCGCGAAGGGCGCCCTGGAGCTGGATGCCGGCGCGGTCAAGGCCCTGAGAGAGGGGAGGAAAAGCCTTCTGCCCTCGGGCGTCCTGCGCATGCAGGGCTCCTTTCAGGCGGGCGACGCGGTCTACTGCCTGGACCCCCAAGGAAACCGCATCGCCAAGGGGGTCTCCAATTACTCCTCGGACGAAGTGAAGAGAATCATGGGCCGGAAGACCTCGGAGATAGAAGCGGCCCTGGGGTACAAGTACTCCGACGAGATCATCCACCGCGACAACATGGTTATCCTCTGA
- a CDS encoding TerB family tellurite resistance protein, producing MMFDLIRKLVSPATSRESSGEGDRSLRTQVAAAVILLEAAHADEECGEEERIRILETLKSSFGLTEEYAGELMEMAAEKRAHAVDIWKFTNEVNQSYSHQEKLDVMEAVWRVIHADGELEKHEDHFARKLAVLLRLSHREMIDAKLRAKGTG from the coding sequence ATGATGTTCGATCTCATACGAAAGCTGGTTTCCCCCGCGACATCGAGAGAATCCTCAGGGGAGGGCGACCGGAGCCTCCGGACGCAAGTGGCCGCCGCCGTCATCCTTCTGGAGGCGGCCCATGCCGATGAGGAATGTGGCGAGGAGGAGCGCATCCGCATCCTCGAGACCCTGAAATCCAGTTTCGGCCTCACGGAGGAGTATGCCGGGGAGCTCATGGAGATGGCGGCGGAGAAGCGGGCCCACGCCGTGGACATCTGGAAGTTCACCAACGAGGTGAACCAGAGCTACTCCCATCAGGAAAAGCTCGACGTGATGGAGGCCGTCTGGCGCGTCATCCACGCCGACGGCGAGCTCGAGAAGCACGAGGACCACTTCGCCCGGAAGCTCGCCGTCCTTCTGAGGCTCTCCCACAGGGAAATGATAGACGCCAAGCTCAGGGCCAAGGGCACGGGCTAA
- a CDS encoding TlpA disulfide reductase family protein, with protein sequence MRIKHFLIAVVVLGFVGFIVFAPEGQRGDEQASRRPALEAPAPGFSLRDLSGRPWDLADLRGGVVVLNFWASWCTTCRSELPSLNALHEQSTQQPGLTVVTILYRDEPQKAADFMEKNGYTFPVLIDPEGAVAQAYGLTGVPETFVVDGKGVLRKSIIGPTVFDGPEALAYFRELALEKGS encoded by the coding sequence GTGCGCATCAAGCACTTTCTGATAGCCGTTGTGGTTCTGGGGTTTGTGGGCTTCATCGTCTTTGCCCCGGAAGGGCAGCGCGGAGATGAGCAAGCAAGCCGGAGGCCGGCGCTTGAAGCGCCCGCCCCCGGCTTTTCTCTTCGGGACCTGTCGGGAAGGCCCTGGGACCTTGCCGACCTCAGGGGCGGCGTGGTGGTGCTGAACTTCTGGGCCTCCTGGTGCACGACCTGCAGGTCGGAGTTGCCCTCCCTGAACGCCCTGCATGAGCAGAGCACCCAACAGCCCGGCCTTACCGTCGTGACCATCCTTTATCGGGACGAGCCCCAAAAGGCAGCGGACTTCATGGAGAAAAACGGCTATACGTTCCCCGTCCTCATCGACCCGGAGGGCGCGGTTGCCCAGGCCTACGGCCTTACCGGGGTGCCGGAGACCTTCGTCGTGGACGGAAAGGGCGTTCTCAGGAAAAGCATCATCGGCCCCACCGTCTTCGACGGGCCCGAGGCCCTGGCCTATTTTCGGGAGCTGGCCCTGGAAAAGGGCTCTTAA